One window of Sinorhizobium fredii NGR234 genomic DNA carries:
- a CDS encoding class I SAM-dependent RNA methyltransferase has protein sequence MSTEIVTVNRLGAQGDGIAQTEAGPVYAPFTLPGETVALAVNKAHGTLISLKEASPDRIEPTCRHFGPDGVNGTCGGCTLQHASDPLYHAFKRNLVIDALKSKGLKPEVAPLIIARPGERRRAVFTARRTEKELLLGFNQAQSHHIVAVGECPITSPGIVSRLPTIRKIAAAMASGAEPFRITVLETDSGLDLAFEDIKLSDRQRRSTVEAVLGERGIARVSLNGEIIIEPVKPLIDFDGVSVSPPPGAFTQATRPAEEAMAKLVLGHIGKAKRVADLFAGIGTFALRIARTARVHAVEGEDKALKALDFAARNTQGLKPVTVEKRDLFRRPMMAQELKVFDAVVFDPPRAGAEAQCHELARSGVKKIAAVSCNPVTLARDLSILVAAGYRIRSVTPIDQFLWSAHVEAVATLEK, from the coding sequence ATGAGCACCGAGATCGTCACCGTCAATCGTCTCGGCGCCCAGGGCGACGGCATCGCCCAGACCGAAGCCGGCCCGGTCTACGCACCCTTTACCCTGCCGGGAGAAACCGTCGCGCTTGCCGTCAACAAGGCGCACGGCACGCTGATCTCGCTGAAGGAGGCCTCGCCGGACCGCATCGAGCCGACATGCCGGCACTTCGGCCCGGACGGCGTCAACGGCACCTGCGGCGGTTGCACGCTGCAGCATGCCTCCGACCCGCTCTATCACGCCTTCAAACGCAATCTGGTCATCGACGCCCTGAAGTCGAAGGGCCTGAAGCCCGAGGTGGCACCTTTGATCATCGCGCGACCGGGCGAGCGCCGGCGCGCCGTGTTCACGGCCCGGCGGACGGAGAAGGAACTGCTGCTCGGCTTCAACCAGGCGCAAAGCCACCATATCGTCGCGGTCGGCGAATGTCCGATCACGAGCCCGGGCATCGTCTCGCGGCTCCCGACCATCCGCAAGATTGCGGCAGCGATGGCGTCGGGCGCCGAGCCGTTCCGGATCACCGTGCTCGAGACCGACTCAGGACTCGACCTTGCCTTCGAAGACATCAAGCTCAGTGACAGGCAGCGACGCTCGACCGTCGAGGCCGTTCTCGGCGAGCGGGGCATTGCCCGCGTCAGCCTGAATGGCGAGATCATCATCGAGCCGGTCAAGCCATTGATCGACTTCGACGGCGTGTCGGTTTCGCCGCCACCCGGTGCCTTTACGCAGGCGACCCGGCCGGCCGAGGAGGCGATGGCCAAGCTGGTCCTCGGTCACATCGGCAAGGCGAAGCGCGTCGCCGATCTCTTCGCCGGCATAGGCACCTTTGCGCTGCGGATTGCCCGCACTGCACGCGTCCACGCGGTCGAAGGCGAAGACAAGGCGCTGAAGGCGCTCGACTTCGCGGCGCGCAACACGCAAGGGCTGAAGCCGGTGACGGTCGAGAAGCGCGACCTCTTCCGCCGGCCGATGATGGCGCAGGAGCTGAAGGTCTTCGACGCGGTCGTCTTCGACCCGCCGCGGGCCGGCGCCGAGGCACAGTGCCACGAACTCGCCCGCTCCGGCGTGAAGAAGATCGCCGCCGTCTCCTGCAACCCGGTGACGCTCGCCAGGGATCTGTCGATCCTCGTTGCCGCCGGCTATCGCATCAGATCGGTGACCCCCATCGACCAGTTCCTCTGGTCGGCGCATGTCGAGGCGGTCGCAACGCTCGAAAAATGA
- a CDS encoding thiolase family protein — translation MNASSDPTRTPVVIQALRTPIGRVNGSLATIEPESLAALLIDRIVTDTGIDRNDIDDVLLGNAANSAGNLARLAALEAGLPVSIPGVTVDRQCGSGLEAIVLAARQIQAGAGRYFLAGGTESASRAHIRLRPPLARGEELQPVKRARMAPDLIGDPDMGVAAENVAAVCGISRERQDQFALESHRRAVAAETAGRFQREIVPVETPIGPVAIDECPRPNASAETLARLKPVFVKDGTVTAGNACPINDGAAVVLVTSLAQARRRGVPFALEFVDAATAGVDPNLLGLGPVPAMAKLRARNPALDVDKVDFIEFNEAFASQVLGSLDPLGISPERVNRDGGAIALGHPYGASGAILVVRLFSQMLAAARDSEGLAMMGVGGGMGVVAHFRSLRLDQAI, via the coding sequence TTGAACGCCTCTTCTGATCCCACTCGCACACCGGTCGTCATTCAGGCGCTGCGAACCCCGATCGGCCGCGTCAATGGCAGCCTCGCGACGATCGAGCCGGAAAGCCTCGCCGCTCTGCTGATCGACAGGATCGTCACCGATACCGGAATCGACAGGAACGACATCGACGACGTGCTTCTCGGCAACGCCGCGAACAGCGCCGGCAACCTGGCCCGTCTTGCCGCGCTCGAAGCCGGCCTCCCCGTTTCGATCCCCGGCGTGACCGTCGACCGCCAATGCGGCTCCGGGCTCGAAGCGATCGTCCTGGCGGCGCGGCAGATCCAGGCCGGCGCCGGGCGATATTTTCTCGCCGGCGGTACCGAAAGTGCCAGCCGCGCCCATATCCGGCTTCGCCCACCGCTGGCGCGAGGCGAGGAACTGCAGCCGGTGAAGCGGGCCCGGATGGCTCCCGATCTCATCGGCGATCCGGATATGGGTGTTGCGGCGGAGAACGTCGCCGCGGTCTGCGGGATATCGCGGGAGCGCCAGGACCAGTTTGCACTCGAAAGTCATCGCCGTGCCGTGGCCGCAGAGACGGCGGGCCGCTTTCAGCGTGAGATCGTGCCGGTGGAGACGCCGATCGGCCCAGTCGCCATTGACGAGTGCCCCCGCCCCAACGCCTCGGCGGAGACGCTCGCCCGGCTGAAGCCGGTGTTCGTCAAGGACGGTACCGTCACCGCCGGCAACGCCTGCCCGATCAATGACGGCGCCGCAGTCGTGCTGGTGACCTCGCTCGCCCAGGCGCGCCGGCGTGGCGTGCCCTTTGCTCTCGAATTCGTCGACGCGGCGACGGCGGGCGTCGATCCCAACCTGCTCGGCCTCGGTCCGGTGCCGGCAATGGCGAAACTTCGTGCCCGCAACCCGGCGCTCGACGTCGACAAGGTCGACTTCATCGAGTTCAACGAGGCCTTCGCCTCACAGGTCCTCGGCAGTCTCGATCCGCTCGGCATTTCGCCAGAGCGCGTCAATCGCGACGGCGGGGCGATTGCGCTCGGCCACCCCTACGGGGCTTCCGGCGCGATTCTCGTCGTCAGGCTGTTTTCGCAGATGCTTGCCGCAGCGAGGGACAGCGAGGGCCTGGCGATGATGGGTGTCGGCGGCGGCATGGGCGTCGTTGCCCATTTCCGATCGCTGCGGCTCGATCAGGCTATATAG
- a CDS encoding pirin family protein, translating into MSFFPGPDPLAGDKPACDAIEHLIIPRTSDIGNLEVRRALPTARRRLVGPFIFFDRMGPALLRAGQAIDVRPHPHIGLSTVTYLFDGEIKHRDSLGTEMVIRPGDVNLMTAGRGIVHSERSPESQRGHERSLSGLQTWLALPDDKEEVDPVFSHTEERVLPHLADDGVRARVVIGRFEGAASPVSTFTDTIYVDLAIEAGRSAPFAAQWEERAIYILSGEAIIAGDHFADNQLLVFRPGDEITITAGPAGCHVMLFGGAALGSPRHIWWNFVSSSKERIDKAKEEWRSGRFDIVPGDEEEFIPLPAS; encoded by the coding sequence ATGTCGTTTTTTCCCGGTCCCGATCCGCTCGCCGGCGACAAGCCGGCCTGTGACGCCATCGAGCACCTGATCATCCCGCGCACCAGCGACATCGGCAACCTTGAGGTGCGCCGGGCGCTTCCGACGGCACGACGCCGGCTCGTCGGTCCGTTCATCTTCTTCGACCGCATGGGACCGGCGCTGCTGCGCGCCGGCCAGGCGATCGACGTGCGACCGCATCCGCATATCGGCCTGTCGACGGTCACCTACCTCTTCGACGGCGAGATCAAGCATCGCGACAGCCTCGGCACCGAAATGGTGATCCGCCCCGGCGACGTGAACCTGATGACGGCGGGGCGCGGCATCGTGCATTCCGAGCGCTCGCCGGAAAGCCAGCGCGGCCATGAACGGTCATTGTCGGGATTGCAAACCTGGCTGGCGCTCCCCGACGACAAGGAAGAGGTCGATCCGGTCTTCTCCCATACCGAAGAGCGCGTGCTGCCGCATCTTGCCGATGACGGCGTTCGCGCAAGGGTCGTCATCGGCCGGTTCGAAGGCGCTGCCTCGCCGGTCTCCACCTTCACCGACACGATTTATGTGGATCTCGCGATCGAGGCCGGCCGCAGCGCTCCCTTTGCCGCCCAATGGGAGGAACGCGCCATCTATATTCTTTCGGGCGAAGCGATCATTGCGGGCGATCATTTCGCCGACAACCAGCTTCTCGTCTTCCGGCCCGGCGACGAGATCACCATCACCGCGGGGCCGGCCGGCTGTCATGTCATGCTGTTCGGCGGCGCGGCGCTCGGCTCGCCGCGGCATATCTGGTGGAACTTCGTTTCCTCGTCCAAGGAGCGTATCGACAAGGCAAAGGAAGAATGGCGCAGCGGCCGCTTCGATATCGTGCCGGGGGACGAGGAAGAGTTCATCCCCTTGCCGGCAAGCTAA
- a CDS encoding zinc-dependent alcohol dehydrogenase family protein, giving the protein MRSTLVRQFGDPEQVIELVDAARIEPGAGEVEVEISLAAINPSDLIPVTGAYRARTELPFVPGFEGVGVVRRVGGGVHHLKPGDRVMPIGASGLWQQFVVRPAEWCFAVPDDVSDVQAAMSYVNPLTALRLVEALRGHFGSLEHRSVAVTAAGSAIGAMLMKLLAMEGVAPTAILRSEKSRHRLGQAYPIVVTDGSNLPGGTRFDAVLDAVGGQLAAELISRSIHPGGTFIQYGALSGIPVPQAAIAARADVRFAFLWLRTWVHSAGREALEAGFARSFAGLRDGLFASPVAATYPLSRLGEALAHQADPLRNGKILLDPCC; this is encoded by the coding sequence ATGCGCTCCACCCTCGTTAGACAGTTTGGCGACCCCGAACAAGTCATCGAGCTTGTCGACGCCGCCCGCATCGAACCGGGAGCCGGTGAAGTGGAGGTCGAAATCTCGCTTGCGGCGATCAATCCCTCGGACCTGATCCCCGTCACCGGCGCCTACCGCGCCCGCACCGAACTGCCTTTCGTGCCCGGCTTCGAGGGCGTCGGCGTCGTCCGCCGCGTTGGAGGGGGCGTGCACCACCTGAAACCCGGAGACCGCGTCATGCCGATCGGCGCCAGCGGGCTGTGGCAGCAGTTCGTGGTCCGCCCGGCGGAATGGTGCTTTGCCGTGCCGGACGATGTGAGCGACGTGCAGGCGGCGATGAGCTACGTCAACCCTTTGACGGCGCTGCGGCTCGTCGAGGCGCTGCGCGGGCATTTCGGTTCGCTCGAACATCGCAGCGTCGCCGTGACGGCGGCAGGCTCGGCGATCGGCGCGATGCTGATGAAGCTGCTGGCGATGGAAGGTGTCGCGCCGACGGCGATCCTCCGCAGCGAGAAGAGCCGCCACCGCCTCGGTCAAGCATATCCGATCGTCGTCACCGACGGCAGCAACCTTCCCGGAGGGACGCGGTTCGACGCGGTGCTCGATGCGGTCGGCGGGCAGCTGGCCGCCGAGCTGATCAGCCGCTCCATACATCCGGGCGGGACCTTCATCCAATACGGCGCGCTGAGCGGTATTCCGGTCCCCCAGGCGGCAATCGCCGCCCGTGCCGACGTCCGCTTCGCCTTCCTGTGGCTGAGGACCTGGGTCCATTCCGCCGGCCGCGAGGCGCTCGAAGCCGGCTTCGCCAGGAGCTTCGCGGGCCTTCGCGACGGGCTGTTCGCCAGTCCGGTCGCCGCCACCTACCCGTTGAGCCGGCTGGGCGAAGCCCTGGCGCATCAGGCCGATCCGTTGCGCAACGGCAAGATCCTGCTCGATCCCTGCTGTTGA
- a CDS encoding exodeoxyribonuclease VII small subunit: MNNNNTQPDVSALSFEQAVEELERIVSALERGDVALDKSIEIYERGEALKKHCETLLKAAEDRIEKIRLDRNGKPQAVEPLDAE, translated from the coding sequence ATGAACAACAACAATACGCAGCCGGACGTCTCCGCCCTCTCCTTCGAGCAGGCGGTCGAGGAGCTGGAACGGATCGTCTCCGCGCTCGAGCGCGGCGACGTGGCGCTCGACAAGTCGATCGAAATCTATGAGCGCGGCGAAGCGCTGAAGAAGCATTGCGAGACGCTGCTGAAGGCGGCCGAGGACCGGATCGAGAAAATTCGCCTCGACCGCAACGGCAAACCGCAAGCGGTGGAGCCGCTCGACGCGGAATAG
- a CDS encoding histone deacetylase family protein — protein sequence MTTHLYENALFQEHKVPEGHPERPDRLRALNLALEHPNFAPLKRIEASKGSEDLVLLAHTEEHLRSIARAIPEDDINQIEADTYASPSSFEAALTGIGGAVAAVDAVFAGEADNAFVAARPPGHHAEKNRAMGFCFFNTIAIAARHAQKAHGVERVAIVDWDVHHGNGTQDIFWNDPSVLFCSTHQMPLYPGTGAKEETGARNNIVNAPLSPNSGSEHFREAFRSRVLAALDNFRPDFVLISAGFDAHYRDPLAQINLVAEDFDWATGRLMEAAGKSAGNRVVSMLEGGYDLQGLAESAALHISRLMRG from the coding sequence ATGACTACGCATCTCTATGAAAATGCCCTCTTCCAGGAACACAAGGTTCCGGAAGGGCACCCGGAGCGGCCGGATCGGCTGAGGGCGCTGAATCTCGCGCTGGAGCATCCGAATTTCGCGCCGCTCAAGCGTATCGAGGCATCAAAGGGCAGCGAGGATCTGGTGCTGCTCGCCCATACGGAGGAGCACCTCAGGTCGATCGCCCGGGCAATACCGGAGGACGACATCAACCAGATCGAAGCCGATACCTATGCGAGCCCGTCAAGCTTCGAGGCGGCGCTGACCGGCATCGGCGGCGCGGTCGCCGCCGTCGACGCGGTGTTCGCCGGCGAGGCTGACAACGCCTTCGTCGCAGCCCGGCCACCGGGCCACCACGCCGAGAAGAACAGGGCGATGGGCTTCTGCTTCTTCAACACGATCGCCATTGCCGCACGCCATGCGCAGAAGGCGCACGGTGTCGAACGGGTCGCCATCGTCGACTGGGATGTGCACCACGGCAACGGCACACAGGACATCTTCTGGAACGACCCGTCGGTGCTGTTCTGCTCGACCCACCAGATGCCGCTCTATCCGGGCACAGGCGCCAAGGAAGAGACGGGCGCCAGGAACAATATCGTCAATGCGCCGCTCTCTCCCAACAGCGGCAGCGAACATTTCCGCGAGGCTTTCCGCAGCCGCGTCCTCGCGGCTCTCGACAATTTCCGCCCGGACTTCGTGCTGATCTCCGCCGGTTTCGATGCGCATTACCGCGATCCTCTGGCCCAGATCAACCTTGTCGCGGAGGACTTCGACTGGGCGACGGGACGCCTCATGGAGGCGGCCGGCAAGAGCGCCGGCAACCGAGTGGTCAGCATGCTCGAGGGGGGCTATGACCTGCAGGGGCTGGCCGAATCGGCGGCGTTGCACATTTCGAGACTGATGAGAGGGTAA
- a CDS encoding TlyA family RNA methyltransferase produces the protein MSDNKHSTIRLDQLLLNKGLVASRARARDAIQRGTVMVDGRTVTKPATAFAANATITIDDPAQDYVSRAALKLVGALDHFGFDPAGQICLDIGASTGGFTEVLLKRGAAHVVAVDVGHGQMHPRIAEDPGVTNIEGLNARAMTADDIGNRTITFIVSDVSFISLKLALPPALSLAGPGARCILLVKPQFEAGRDAISKAGLLKDPESAPTVAAELERWLVEDMGWRSLGLVPSPIAGGDGNKEFLLAGLKP, from the coding sequence ATGTCCGATAACAAGCACTCCACGATCCGGCTCGACCAATTGCTGCTGAACAAGGGCCTGGTGGCCAGCCGCGCCCGCGCCCGCGACGCGATCCAACGGGGGACCGTCATGGTCGACGGGCGCACCGTGACCAAGCCCGCCACTGCCTTTGCGGCAAACGCAACGATCACGATCGACGATCCGGCGCAGGATTATGTCTCCCGCGCCGCCTTGAAGCTCGTTGGCGCACTCGACCATTTCGGCTTCGATCCGGCAGGTCAGATCTGCCTCGACATCGGCGCCTCGACGGGGGGCTTCACCGAGGTACTCCTGAAACGCGGTGCCGCCCATGTCGTCGCGGTCGACGTCGGCCACGGGCAGATGCATCCGCGCATCGCGGAAGACCCGGGGGTCACGAATATCGAAGGGCTGAATGCCCGGGCGATGACGGCAGACGATATCGGCAACCGAACCATCACCTTCATCGTCTCCGACGTGTCCTTCATCTCGCTCAAGCTGGCGCTGCCGCCGGCGCTGTCCCTTGCCGGGCCCGGCGCCCGTTGCATCCTGCTCGTCAAGCCGCAGTTCGAGGCCGGACGCGATGCGATCAGCAAGGCCGGCCTCCTCAAGGATCCGGAGAGTGCGCCCACCGTCGCCGCCGAGCTCGAGCGCTGGCTGGTAGAAGACATGGGCTGGCGGAGCCTTGGCCTCGTCCCCTCGCCCATTGCCGGCGGCGACGGCAACAAGGAATTTCTCCTCGCAGGGCTGAAGCCATGA
- a CDS encoding IS110 family transposase yields MTDQKQFYAGVDWASESHHVFLTDGDGRKIGERVFRHGGEGLAELAAWLTATSGATEAGQIQVAIEVPHGPVVETLIERGCQVHAINPKQMDRFRDRFTLAGAKDDSRDAEVMASALRTDRRCFRLLAAADPVVIELREWSRMAEDLGAERNRLTNRMREQLWRYFPALLELENDLGAEWLLDLWEAVPTPAKAARIRAATIAKLLKRNRIRRVDATHVLAVLRTPPVKVAAGTTEAASAHIATLIARIRLVNRQLKQAHQRLDTLTARLVPTEATEPGQRKQHDVEILASLPGVGRIVLATLLAEAFDALQRRDHAALRSLTGVAPVTKRSGKSCIVIRRQACHDRLANAMYHWARVAIQHDSRSRLKYAALRSQGHSHGRALRSVADRFVNVACAMLKTGTTFNPSLAEQKLSC; encoded by the coding sequence ATGACCGATCAGAAACAATTCTATGCCGGCGTCGACTGGGCGTCGGAGAGCCATCATGTGTTCCTCACGGATGGTGATGGCCGGAAAATCGGCGAAAGGGTCTTCAGGCACGGCGGCGAAGGGCTCGCCGAGCTGGCGGCCTGGCTGACGGCAACCAGCGGTGCAACCGAGGCCGGGCAAATCCAGGTCGCGATCGAGGTGCCGCACGGGCCCGTGGTCGAGACGCTGATCGAGCGCGGCTGCCAGGTGCATGCCATCAACCCGAAACAAATGGATCGCTTTCGCGACCGGTTCACCCTGGCCGGCGCCAAGGACGACAGCCGCGATGCCGAAGTGATGGCCTCGGCCTTGCGCACCGATCGCCGGTGCTTCCGGCTGCTTGCCGCCGCCGATCCTGTCGTCATCGAATTGCGCGAATGGTCGCGCATGGCCGAGGACCTCGGCGCCGAGCGCAACCGGTTGACCAACCGCATGCGCGAGCAGCTCTGGCGCTACTTTCCTGCGCTGCTCGAGCTCGAAAACGACCTCGGGGCCGAGTGGCTGCTCGATCTCTGGGAAGCCGTGCCGACGCCGGCCAAAGCCGCGCGGATCCGCGCGGCGACGATCGCCAAGCTTCTCAAACGCAACCGCATCCGCCGCGTCGACGCCACCCATGTGCTCGCCGTGCTGCGCACGCCGCCCGTCAAGGTCGCCGCCGGGACGACCGAAGCCGCCAGCGCCCACATTGCCACGCTCATTGCCCGCATTCGCCTCGTGAACCGGCAGCTCAAGCAAGCGCATCAGCGGCTCGATACCCTGACTGCCCGCCTTGTCCCGACCGAGGCGACCGAGCCGGGGCAGAGGAAGCAGCATGACGTGGAGATCCTCGCATCCTTGCCGGGAGTGGGAAGGATCGTCCTCGCCACGCTGCTCGCAGAAGCCTTCGATGCCCTGCAGCGACGTGACCACGCCGCCTTGCGCAGTTTGACAGGAGTCGCGCCCGTTACCAAGCGGTCCGGCAAGAGCTGCATCGTCATCAGAAGACAGGCCTGCCACGACCGGCTCGCCAACGCCATGTACCATTGGGCACGCGTCGCCATTCAGCACGACTCTCGGAGCCGTTTGAAGTACGCCGCCCTTCGAAGTCAAGGTCACAGCCACGGTCGTGCCCTGCGATCCGTCGCCGACCGCTTCGTCAACGTCGCATGCGCAATGCTGAAAACCGGCACCACCTTCAATCCTTCCTTGGCCGAGCAGAAACTCTCTTGCTAA
- a CDS encoding acyl-CoA thioesterase yields MDGTERENVTEIRIPFRDIDMHGHMHNAAYYAHAEAALASLWRHRPPVNNEPAYLVRRSACLFHRGLRFDEPARFTVSVAKIGGSSVSFAVRVEAGAHLAAEVEIVWVAVDPARHQPVALPAATRDWLSAYIA; encoded by the coding sequence ATGGACGGCACAGAGCGGGAAAATGTCACGGAAATCCGTATTCCGTTTCGCGATATAGACATGCATGGCCACATGCACAATGCGGCCTATTACGCGCATGCCGAGGCGGCGCTCGCCAGTCTCTGGCGGCATCGGCCGCCCGTCAATAACGAACCGGCCTATCTGGTGCGTCGCTCGGCCTGCCTCTTCCATCGCGGCTTGCGTTTCGACGAGCCGGCCCGCTTCACCGTATCTGTCGCCAAGATCGGCGGCAGTTCGGTGAGTTTCGCGGTGCGGGTCGAAGCCGGCGCGCATCTCGCGGCGGAGGTCGAGATCGTCTGGGTCGCCGTCGATCCCGCTCGCCATCAGCCCGTGGCATTACCCGCTGCAACCCGCGACTGGCTTTCTGCCTATATAGCCTGA
- the dxs gene encoding 1-deoxy-D-xylulose-5-phosphate synthase codes for MTQLPTNPMPATPLLDKVNVPDDLKKIDDRDLPQLASELRSEMIDAVSRTGGHLGAGLGVVELTIAIHKVFDTPHDRLIFDVGHQCYPHKILTGRRDRIRTLRQEGGLSGFTRRAESEYDPFGAAHSSTSISAGLGMAVAADLDGKSRNVIAVIGDGALSAGMAYEALNNAGALDARLIVILNDNDMSIAPPTGAMSAYLARLASGRTYMGIREVGKKLTAYLGKTVDRAITRAVEHARGYVTGGTLFEEMGFYHIGPIDGHSFDHLLPVLRNVRDNRRGPVLIHVVTQKGKGYPPAEAAADKYHGVNKFDVITGAQAKAKPNAPAYTSVFADALTQEASLDDKIVAITAAMPHGTGLDRFAAVHPSRCFDVGIAEQHAVTFAAGLAAEGYKPFAALYSTFLQRAYDQVVHDVAIQGLPVRFPIDRAGFVGADGPTHAGSFDTTYLASLPGFVVMAAADEAELKHMVRTAAAYDDGPISFRYPRGEGVGVELPERGEILEIGKGRIIKQGTKVALLSFGTRLADCLLAAEDLDAAGLSTTVADARFAKPLDHELIRQLARHHEVLITIEEGAIGGFASHVLHFLAEEGLLDGGLKVRPMVLPDIWMEQAKPESMYAAAGLDRVGIVSTVFKALGQKHSVGLGAAG; via the coding sequence GTGACACAACTGCCAACCAATCCGATGCCGGCGACGCCGTTGCTCGACAAGGTCAATGTTCCAGACGATCTGAAGAAGATCGACGACAGGGACCTGCCGCAACTGGCGAGCGAACTGCGCTCGGAAATGATCGATGCGGTGTCACGCACCGGCGGCCATCTCGGCGCCGGCCTCGGCGTGGTGGAATTGACGATCGCCATCCACAAGGTCTTCGACACGCCGCATGACCGGCTGATCTTCGACGTCGGCCACCAGTGCTATCCGCACAAGATCCTCACCGGCCGGCGCGACCGCATCCGCACGCTGCGCCAGGAAGGTGGCCTGTCCGGCTTCACCCGGCGCGCCGAAAGCGAATACGATCCCTTTGGCGCGGCGCATTCGTCGACGTCGATCTCCGCCGGCCTTGGCATGGCGGTCGCAGCCGATCTTGACGGCAAGAGCCGCAACGTCATTGCCGTCATCGGCGACGGCGCGCTGTCGGCCGGCATGGCCTATGAGGCGCTCAACAATGCCGGCGCGCTCGATGCCCGCCTGATCGTCATTCTCAACGACAACGACATGTCGATCGCTCCACCGACCGGCGCGATGAGCGCCTATCTGGCGCGGCTTGCCTCGGGGCGGACCTATATGGGCATCCGCGAGGTCGGCAAGAAGCTGACCGCCTATCTCGGCAAGACGGTCGACCGGGCGATCACGCGCGCCGTCGAGCATGCGCGCGGCTACGTCACCGGCGGCACGCTCTTCGAGGAAATGGGCTTCTACCATATCGGCCCGATCGACGGTCACTCCTTCGACCACCTGCTGCCGGTCTTGCGCAATGTCCGCGACAATCGCCGCGGACCGGTGCTGATCCATGTGGTGACGCAGAAGGGCAAGGGCTATCCGCCGGCCGAGGCGGCCGCCGACAAATATCACGGCGTCAACAAGTTCGACGTGATCACCGGCGCCCAGGCGAAAGCCAAGCCGAATGCGCCGGCCTACACGTCGGTCTTCGCCGATGCGCTCACGCAGGAGGCAAGCCTCGACGACAAGATCGTCGCGATCACCGCCGCCATGCCGCACGGCACCGGCCTCGACAGGTTCGCGGCCGTGCATCCGTCCCGCTGTTTTGACGTCGGCATTGCCGAGCAGCACGCCGTTACCTTCGCCGCCGGCCTTGCGGCGGAAGGGTACAAGCCGTTTGCGGCGCTCTACTCGACCTTCCTGCAGCGCGCCTATGACCAGGTCGTGCACGACGTGGCGATCCAGGGCCTGCCGGTGCGTTTCCCGATCGACCGTGCCGGCTTCGTCGGCGCCGACGGGCCGACCCATGCTGGGTCCTTCGACACGACCTACCTCGCCTCGCTGCCGGGTTTCGTGGTGATGGCGGCAGCCGACGAGGCGGAACTGAAGCACATGGTGCGCACCGCCGCGGCCTATGACGACGGCCCGATCTCCTTCCGCTATCCGCGCGGTGAAGGCGTTGGCGTCGAGCTCCCGGAACGGGGCGAGATCCTTGAGATCGGCAAAGGCCGCATCATCAAGCAAGGCACCAAGGTGGCGCTGCTTTCCTTCGGCACGCGGCTCGCCGACTGTCTGCTGGCGGCCGAGGACCTCGATGCCGCCGGCCTTTCGACGACGGTTGCCGATGCGCGCTTCGCCAAGCCGCTCGACCATGAGCTGATCCGCCAGCTCGCCCGTCATCACGAGGTGCTGATCACCATCGAGGAAGGCGCCATCGGCGGATTCGCAAGCCACGTTCTGCACTTCCTCGCCGAAGAAGGCCTGCTCGATGGCGGCCTCAAGGTGCGGCCGATGGTGCTGCCGGACATCTGGATGGAGCAGGCTAAGCCCGAATCCATGTACGCCGCGGCTGGCCTCGACCGCGTCGGCATCGTCTCGACCGTTTTCAAGGCGCTCGGCCAGAAGCACTCCGTCGGTCTCGGGGCGGCCGGCTAA